The sequence ACAAAACATTCATGCCCTAAATGATGAATGACAATATGAATTATATGTgatgattacatacatacatagaaaactAGGTCCATGTTAGACTCAAACCATACATCTTCCACATTGTGAACTGAAACAGGCCGCAGACTAACACACAAGGCAAATCTCTGATCTGCtggaatttctttttcccttggcCTCCTTAAGCATCTGCCTACGAATTAACCCAATGATTCCACTCCTACAGGGGTTGCTTTTACTCGTTCTTCATCTTGGCCAGGAGTTCAGATTCTCTGAAGAGGTAATAGTCCTTCTCCTCCAGGGTAACCTTTGTGCCACCAAACTCTGGAAGCATCACTTCATCACCAACAGTAACACATGGGGGGATTGTGGTGCCAgcctgaaagaaaaatataaatatgaagagGATTAGGGTTTCAacaaatactattactaataccatttttttgcttttgtttatttgtttgttttattcaacAAACTGCCAGACTACATAATAAAATGAATTCAAACTGTGTTATAGCTTTGTTATCAAACAATGTTAAGTTATTGTAACAACTGAAAAATTGTAAATTATTAAATAACCCATACTCTTGCAAAACTgccataataatttatattaatcaatTAAGCAAATCATAAATACATGTCAAATACTaaatcagattatatatatacatcttttttcacACAAAATGAGCATTATCAAAATATTCAAGGAATGTTAACAGTATAATTTATAGAACACAAAATTCACTATTAAACCAAGCCCATGAATTCAAATATGAGTGCATACAAGCCTAAATTCCTGTATTAATCCTTGTACATTCTTAGATATGAAAATCAGCAAGCAAAccaaattatcaatattaatttcttACATCAAGAATAATGACCaaaagaaaagtaattaaaacagcaataataatgacagtactaTAGCAATTAAGTAAGGCTTACATCAGTTCTGGCTCCCTCTCCTACAGCAACCACCTTCCCTGTGAGGACCTTGGGTACAGACTTTTCTGGGATCAAGATTCCCTTTGCAGTACGGGTCAAAGCCTCAGCCTTTTGGACCAGCACACGGTCGAACAGGGGAACAAACTTCTTCAAAGCACCAGCCTGTGGGATAGAAAATATGGATCAGAATAAGCAGCTGATGGgataatattaattttctgacaactttgtaatatatattaattttgcataTTTACAGATATCTTGCTGTTACTACTAATATAATTCAAGTGAAACTCAaactataataaagaaaaataataaaatatttactacATTCTCTCTAAACCCACTTAGACTTGCAGAAATTGACACAATGTCAGGAAATCATGGTGGTCTCTGCACTTGATATGAACAAACAAACCACCTTGCAGTCCTGGTAAGGTTGAGCTAGGACTGTTTACTTATATAATGATGAACTGCCAGAGGGCTTTACAAGCTCTAACCAGCCTCTAATACATGAAGGTAGTTTGGCCTCAGCAACAGTACCTACACATTGAAAACAAGTtatgaagaatgaaaaagaattaaACTAATATAACAATTTAGCTATAAACAATGAGCAAaggcaatctatttttttttattaattaattttactcATGAATTTTCAATTATGACAATATAGGTAAAATTTGCCAACATATTATGAAGGAGCAATAATCTGAATCTAAATGTACTTCCTCGAACCAAAAAGAATTTTATCACACAAGTTTTAAGACCTAATGATAGCATTGTTAAAATTGAATTACAACTGTGGATAGTAAATACATTCCCAATGGATGAATGGGCCCTATGAACTACCTCTAATTACTTTCAACAAAACCACACTAAAAGTAAACTGTTGTGTGGTAACCActagtaattttacatttttctttaccaTAGTCGTGGCATGCTTGAAAATACATTCTCCTGATAGTTTGACAGCATTTGGCTATGCATTATAAAAATTAACCACATTAACTGTACATTTAATGACCTTTAAACCCCATACAACACCAAGGCCAACAATCTCTTACGTAACTAGAATATGCATTCATACCATTGAATGAAACCTCAACAAAACAAGGTTTTAGTCCAAACGCCCCTATGCTACATTCAGCCTAACAATCACTAATTACGGCCAAGGGTCTCAAGGACAAAACTGGCCGCTGGACCAACTCGTCGAGGAAGGCGACATCATGCCGACCAAAACGTTGATGTTTATTACCACCTAAATTACACGT comes from Penaeus monodon isolate SGIC_2016 chromosome 2, NSTDA_Pmon_1, whole genome shotgun sequence and encodes:
- the LOC119581080 gene encoding 10 kDa heat shock protein, mitochondrial-like is translated as MAGALKKFVPLFDRVLVQKAEALTRTAKGILIPEKSVPKVLTGKVVAVGEGARTDAGTTIPPCVTVGDEVMLPEFGGTKVTLEEKDYYLFRESELLAKMKNE